DNA sequence from the Thunnus albacares chromosome 22, fThuAlb1.1, whole genome shotgun sequence genome:
TTGCTTTGTCAAGAGCTCAGTGAATCCAGTCCAACTTCACACTCGTAGTTGTATCAAGGTCAAGACAGTTTTCGGACCTTAGTTGGACAATGAAATTATCTTATTTGTTGTCTGTTCTGTCAGATGAAGACAGTAACCTGGCAACGTCTCCTCTACCAGACATGGACTCAGACTCTATGATGGGCGGGCCTGTAGACGAGGAGGAGAGGTGGCTGGACGCTCTGGAGAAAGGAGAACTCGACGACAACGGAGAGCTGAAGAAGGAAGTGGACGAGTCGCTGCTCACAGCCAGACAGGtgaggaagaagcaggaaagACTTGAAATCAACGTTGCGGTTTAAAGTTGCtctgtgatttttaatttttttgcgTTTGTGTCCCTCTTCAGAAAGCGCTGCTACACAAACAGCAGATCCAGCCTCTCCTGGAGCTCCCCATGGGCTACAAGGAGAAGGAGATGACCGCAGAGATGATGCAGAAGCGCGAAGAGCGAGCTCGAAAGAGACGCCTGCAGGCCGCCAAGAAGGCGGAAGAGAACAAGAACCAGACAATAGAAAGACTGACGAAAACCAGCAAAGCCAAGATTAAAAGCATGAAAGAGAAGAAGTCCAAGCAGAGTCAGTGTCCCATGGTCCGCTACAGCGACTCCGTCCAGGGCGTGACCATCTCCTTCCCCACCGGAGTCCCCACTCCAGCCTCCGCACCTCCCTGTCCTCCACCTCCATCTCCTGCTAGCTGCGGGGTCAACGGGTGCAGCAACCTGAAGAAGTACTCGTGCTCCAAGACCGGggttcctctctgcagcctcgaGTGCTACAAGAGGAACCTGCTGCTCGTGCAGAGTGCAGCCTGAACTGTGACGCTCCAAACCGGACGCAGTCTGAACGGATGAAGAGGATGGAAACTACATGGAGGAGAGAAGTATAATTTGAGATTTACACTTCAAATATAAATCTTTTTAGGACTCTGAAGTGTGACGTGGATCAACTTTTTATAGACTTACCTTAGTTTTGTTTGCAGCTGTGTcatattaattatgtttttcctGCAGTGAAGCTCGTTACACAACTcaattatgtacatttttttaaggTCTCAATCTGTGTGCTGCTCAAACATAATATTTATGATTTGAAGAGGATCCGTTTGAAGACATAAGATGCATATTTTTGTACCAGTATTGAGACGCTAGCGTTGTTTCCACCAGCtggattatttttcattttgttaataatgtaaaaaaaattatgcTCTTAAGACTGACGAGGGTCGTCGATGACGAGcgtgtttgatttgaaagaataaaacagaaactgaatCGCTTTTTTAATCTCACACAACGTTCATTTTTGTAACAAGTGACTCCATACAAAACTGTACATACAAACttaaataacaaatgaaatgccTTTCCACCGCTGAACACAATTTATGAAAACATCAAacccttttgtgtttttttttttattggtccAGCTTTGTAAACTTTACAGCAACAAACTGTCAGAGCGTCTGCTCTCATCAGAAGTTTACACCGAGGAGTCTGAGGTATTCACTGATTCAGTGGCTTGTTatgaacgcacacacacacacgcataaatCCCGAGCATACGTCTCTGGAGAGCTCAgaagtgcttttttttgttgcgGAACGTGTTATTCCGATGAGCAACAAGGCACAAAAACGACCGGGGTTTGAACTTGAGGTCAGCAGTCGGCCTGTGATTTGCTTATCGCCGCTGAAAGGCAACAGTCACGCTCTGCCGTTATCTGCAGAAAACCATCTGTGAAATGAAGGCACGTTGTGAGATTAAGACTCCGTGTAGCCGATTTTACATGATCCCACAGAAACTGGGACAAATagcatacaaaacaaaaaaaatccccacaTTTACTCTCCGGTGCTTCCAACAGTTTGAGCCGTTTTTCCTGAGAATGAAACTGATGCTGCAAGAGTTCAAGAAaaagtgtctctgtgtgtccgTGTTGCCGCTGATCTGTTGGAGGAAGGCGAGGCGTCACAAGGCCAGACCGAAGGAGAGTCTGAAGGCCATCTCTACAGGAACCTCCGCCACCGAGTCATGGAAACACACGTAGAACTCCTGAGGGACGGGCTCCAGCAACATCCgtctgaaagacaaaaaaaaacagagattgGGGAAGTGAGAAAAAGGCTCAGATTAGGGAAATGATGCAAAGACTTTAAATAGAGATAAAAAGCTAATTTCATAGAGACTTCAGCTGTTTGTAAAGTAGATATTTTGATataaatctgtacaaaaacacatgatGTTAAACAAAGCATAAAGTCCAGATTAAACGGCGTTTTAAGAGTATCTAACTTCTGTATCGTGACGTATTTCCGAGTGAAACAGGAGGGACGTAACGGAATCTGATTTTGAACGTTGAAAAGTGGGCGTGTCATAATGAGCTGAGCCGCTAAAAGTTAGAGTTGATTGATGGGTGCATGTCACGATGATATTGGTTGGTTCAAACCTACGTAAGCACACGTCATATTTTgtttcacaggaaaaaaattattggatttttgtatttttttggcatatattgATGAATAGGTGCACAATATACCCCGGATGTGAT
Encoded proteins:
- the ino80b gene encoding INO80 complex subunit B isoform X1, which translates into the protein MGKRKEMIHPRFLGEGGSGLHSVHKRKHKKHKKHKKKHHNFTEAPEPEPVVVPRPPPQLRLKIKLGGQTLGTKSVPTFTVHPGVARPPSPLMIIDNNDDDDDDDDDDDDEEPSVPLEQYRAWLDEDSNLATSPLPDMDSDSMMGGPVDEEERWLDALEKGELDDNGELKKEVDESLLTARQKALLHKQQIQPLLELPMGYKEKEMTAEMMQKREERARKRRLQAAKKAEENKNQTIERLTKTSKAKIKSMKEKKSKQSQCPMVRYSDSVQGVTISFPTGVPTPASAPPCPPPPSPASCGVNGCSNLKKYSCSKTGVPLCSLECYKRNLLLVQSAA
- the ino80b gene encoding INO80 complex subunit B isoform X2: MGKRKEMIHPRFLGEGGSGLHSVHKRKHKKHKKHKKKHHNFTEAPEPEPVVVPRPPPQLRLKIKLGGQTLGTKSVPTFTVHPGVARPPSPLMIIDNNDDDDDDDDDDDDEEPSVPLEQYRAWLDMDSDSMMGGPVDEEERWLDALEKGELDDNGELKKEVDESLLTARQKALLHKQQIQPLLELPMGYKEKEMTAEMMQKREERARKRRLQAAKKAEENKNQTIERLTKTSKAKIKSMKEKKSKQSQCPMVRYSDSVQGVTISFPTGVPTPASAPPCPPPPSPASCGVNGCSNLKKYSCSKTGVPLCSLECYKRNLLLVQSAA